The proteins below are encoded in one region of Podarcis raffonei isolate rPodRaf1 chromosome 8, rPodRaf1.pri, whole genome shotgun sequence:
- the LOC128420384 gene encoding chemerin-like receptor 1 — translation MNSSSADQVDTTPVEAAMRHIAIVTNVIILILGVSGNGLVVWAVAKREKRKTFTSTCYLNLAVADLLFSAGRIPALVQEIMYSSWPFGLALCKLHTFARYLTVFTSVFVLTVISVHRCLLIARPVWARNHQGPRFQVLACAGAWMLALAFSIPYLVVRHVEIKNGLPYCVYRGDLKRATDLPLRLSRFFGAFLVPFIIIAVAYLVLICKLRGRRWEGSHRTFALVATIVVLFFVCWLPHHIFVLLSTVSVEKHMWGIGLKLSNALAYLHSCVNPVLYGFVGYVRNRALHRRASFLGLFRKALTEEDEVSAGAEASRSLSQKV, via the coding sequence ATGAACTCCTCCTCAGCTGACCAGGTTGACACCACACCGGTGGAAGCTGCCATGCGCCACATCGCCATAGTAACCAATGTCATCATTCTGATCCTGGGCGTTAGCGGCAACGGGCTGGTGGTGTGGGCCGTAGCCAAGCGGGAGAAGCGCAAAACCTTCACCTCCACCTGCTACCTCAACCTGGCTGTGGCAGACCTCCTCTTCTCGGCCGGCCGTATCCCTGCCCTTGTGCAGGAGATCATGTACTCCAGCTGGCCCTTTGGCCTTGCCTTATGCAAGCTCCACACTTTTGCCCGCTACCTCACGGTCTTCACCAGCGTCTTCGTCCTCACCGTCATCAGCGTACACCGCTGCCTGTTGATCGCGAGGCCCGTCTGGGCCCGCAACCACCAGGGCCCTCGCTTTCAAGTCCTGGCATGCGCTGGGGCATGGATGCTAGCTCTTGCCTTCAGCATCCCTTATCTGGTGGTGCGCCATGTTGAAATAAAAAATGGATTGCCCTACTGTGTCTATCGGGGAGATCTCAAGAGAGCCACAGACCTGCCTCTGAGGCTGAGCAGGTTCTTTGGAGCGTTCCTGGTGCCCTTCATCATCATCGCTGTGGCCTACTTGGTTCTGATTTGCAAGCTCCGAGGACGGCGCTGGGAGGGCTCCCACCGCACCTTCGCTTTGGTGGCCACCATTGTGGTTCTCTTCTTCGTCTGCTGGCTCCCCCACCACATCTTCGTACTTCTCAGCACCGTGTCAGTAGAAAAGCACATGTGGGGGATTGGGCTCAAGCTGTCGAATGCTCTGGCGTACCTCCACAGTTGTGTCAACCCCGTGCTGTATGGCTTCGTGGGGTATGTCCGAAACAGGGCCCTCCATCGGCGGGCTTCTTTCTTGGGGCTCTTCCGCAAAGCACTAACTGAAGAGGATGAGGTCTCCGCTGGGGCAGAAGCATCACGGAGCCTTAGTCAGAAGGTCTGA